In the Alkaliphilus oremlandii OhILAs genome, one interval contains:
- the zupT gene encoding zinc transporter ZupT → MSISLDTLLFAFGLTLFAGLSTGIGSALAFYMKQTNEKFLSAALGFSAGVMIYVSMIEIFVKARDSLELYYGAAKGYRITTIAFFAGMAFIALIDKFVPSGENPHEARDVTEMEDGNTKNSELLRMGMFSALAIAIHNFPEGLATFASAVQNPTLGVSIAIAIAIHNIPEGIAVSVPIYFATGDRKKAFLYSFLSGLSEPVGALIGFFILMRFFNDALFGIIFAAVAGIMVYISLDELLPTAEKYGEHHIAIYGLISGMMVMALSLVLFS, encoded by the coding sequence ATGAGTATCAGTTTAGATACACTGCTATTTGCTTTTGGATTGACATTGTTTGCGGGATTATCCACAGGAATTGGTAGTGCATTGGCATTTTATATGAAGCAGACCAATGAGAAATTTTTATCGGCAGCTTTGGGTTTTTCAGCAGGTGTAATGATTTACGTTTCTATGATTGAAATATTTGTAAAAGCAAGAGATTCATTGGAATTATACTATGGTGCAGCGAAGGGATATCGAATTACAACCATTGCTTTTTTTGCTGGAATGGCTTTTATTGCACTGATCGACAAATTTGTACCCAGTGGCGAAAATCCCCATGAAGCTCGGGATGTTACAGAAATGGAAGATGGCAATACAAAGAATTCTGAATTGCTAAGGATGGGGATGTTTTCAGCCCTTGCCATTGCAATCCATAACTTTCCAGAGGGATTGGCAACATTTGCAAGTGCTGTTCAAAACCCTACTTTAGGTGTCAGTATCGCTATTGCAATCGCTATTCATAATATTCCAGAAGGCATTGCAGTTTCTGTACCCATCTATTTTGCTACGGGAGATAGAAAAAAAGCTTTTTTATATTCCTTTCTATCAGGGTTATCAGAGCCAGTAGGTGCATTGATCGGGTTTTTCATTTTAATGAGATTCTTTAATGATGCTTTGTTTGGAATTATATTTGCAGCCGTGGCTGGAATTATGGTCTATATCTCTTTAGATGAGCTCCTGCCAACCGCCGAAAAATATGGAGAGCATCACATTGCAATTTATGGATTAATCTCTGGAATGATGGTCATGGCCTTAAGCCTTGTGTTATTTTCTTAA
- a CDS encoding DUF1538 domain-containing protein yields MNVFVDKFKEVIMSVLPVTAIVLLLNFTIAPIGTEMIGRFIVGAIFIIFGLSIFLFGAEIGIQPIGSLMGSSIAKKKKLWIVVVFGFLLGFLVNIAEPDLLVLARQVSEVTSGAIGQTTLLIVVSIGIGIMVALGLARIVFKVPLNRVLTVLYGIIFALVLFAPKVFLGIAFDSGGATTGSMTVPFILALGLGVASIQGGKESEEDSFGLVGIASAGPMLAVLTMSLLSGIKELTGSLPYHGESSGSIIRPFLHEIPALLVEVTFALLPFLVLFLIFQVLIIRLPRKQFARILKGLLYTYIGFLLFLTGVNAGFMEAGSAIGHTLALLDYNWVVIPIGFILGFVVIFAEPAVYVLNEQIETVTSGHIQRKVILYALSIGVASAVALSMVKILVAEIQLWHLLVPGYLIAVILSYFAPNLFVGIAFDSGGVASGPMTATFILAFAQGVAEATEGADVLLDAFGVIALVALTPLIAIQVLGLIYKHKAKKTAVGEE; encoded by the coding sequence ATGAACGTGTTCGTTGACAAATTCAAAGAAGTAATAATGTCTGTACTGCCAGTGACTGCTATTGTATTACTGCTAAACTTTACTATAGCCCCCATTGGTACAGAGATGATTGGAAGATTTATTGTAGGCGCAATATTTATAATATTTGGTCTTTCCATCTTTTTATTCGGTGCTGAAATAGGAATTCAGCCCATAGGAAGCTTGATGGGATCCTCCATCGCAAAAAAGAAGAAATTATGGATTGTTGTTGTATTTGGATTTTTACTAGGATTCCTCGTAAACATTGCAGAGCCAGACTTACTCGTATTAGCGAGGCAGGTAAGTGAAGTAACCTCTGGTGCCATTGGTCAAACGACACTATTGATCGTTGTTTCCATCGGTATTGGGATAATGGTAGCCCTCGGTTTGGCGAGAATCGTATTTAAAGTTCCATTAAACAGAGTACTAACAGTTTTATACGGTATTATCTTTGCTTTAGTTTTATTTGCACCTAAAGTATTTTTAGGTATCGCTTTTGATTCAGGCGGAGCAACGACAGGGTCCATGACAGTGCCATTTATTTTAGCACTCGGTCTAGGGGTAGCCTCCATCCAGGGGGGAAAGGAATCAGAAGAGGATAGTTTCGGCCTAGTTGGAATCGCATCAGCCGGTCCAATGTTAGCAGTTTTAACCATGAGCTTATTATCGGGCATCAAAGAATTAACAGGAAGTCTTCCTTATCATGGAGAATCATCTGGAAGTATCATACGACCATTTCTACATGAAATACCAGCTTTATTAGTTGAAGTAACATTTGCTTTACTTCCCTTCTTAGTTTTATTTCTTATATTTCAAGTTCTAATTATTAGATTACCCAGAAAACAATTCGCACGAATATTAAAAGGTTTACTATACACATATATCGGGTTCTTACTATTTCTTACAGGCGTTAATGCGGGATTTATGGAGGCAGGAAGTGCCATTGGCCATACCCTTGCACTATTAGATTACAATTGGGTTGTCATTCCTATTGGATTTATCCTAGGATTCGTGGTAATATTTGCTGAGCCTGCGGTGTACGTACTAAATGAGCAGATTGAAACGGTTACAAGTGGGCATATACAAAGAAAGGTTATTTTATATGCGCTATCCATAGGCGTTGCATCAGCCGTAGCACTTTCTATGGTAAAGATTCTGGTAGCAGAAATACAATTGTGGCATTTACTCGTACCGGGATATCTGATTGCTGTAATCTTATCGTATTTTGCACCGAATTTATTTGTCGGTATTGCTTTTGACTCCGGTGGCGTTGCTTCCGGTCCAATGACTGCCACCTTTATCCTGGCTTTTGCCCAAGGTGTGGCAGAGGCTACAGAAGGAGCAGATGTGTTGCTGGACGCCTTTGGTGTAATCGCATTGGTTGCTCTAACGCCGTTAATAGCAATACAGGTATTGGGTTTAATATATAAGCATAAAGCGAAGAAAACTGCTGTTGGAGAGGAGTGA
- a CDS encoding P-II family nitrogen regulator — protein sequence MNLDFDNNYVLIFAVVNYGVGSKVLTEAKTVGATGATIFLGKGTVKNNFLEFLGLNEVKKEIVLIGATKDMEEKIHHHLTEKFHMDKPNHGIIFSVDLKKIIGSGRRHESNLDSIKGGRSDMEYEVIWTVVERGLGQEVVDVATAAGAKGATIINARGAGLHENNTFFAMHIEPEKEIVMIIIKKEKGEDIVNAINQAMDIDAPGKGVLFVMDVNRTSGLVQEDDVK from the coding sequence GTGAATTTAGACTTTGATAATAACTATGTTTTAATATTTGCCGTTGTGAATTATGGCGTAGGAAGTAAAGTTCTAACAGAAGCTAAGACCGTCGGGGCAACAGGAGCAACGATTTTCTTAGGAAAAGGAACCGTTAAAAATAATTTTCTAGAGTTTTTAGGTCTGAATGAAGTAAAAAAAGAAATTGTATTAATTGGTGCTACAAAAGATATGGAAGAAAAGATTCATCATCACTTAACAGAAAAGTTCCATATGGATAAACCAAATCATGGGATTATTTTCTCTGTAGATCTAAAGAAAATTATAGGATCAGGACGAAGACACGAATCTAATTTAGATTCTATAAAAGGGGGTAGAAGTGATATGGAATATGAAGTTATTTGGACTGTTGTAGAGAGAGGCCTTGGTCAGGAAGTTGTAGATGTAGCTACAGCTGCTGGAGCAAAGGGTGCTACCATCATTAATGCAAGAGGTGCTGGGCTACACGAGAACAATACATTTTTTGCAATGCATATTGAACCAGAGAAAGAAATTGTAATGATCATCATTAAAAAAGAAAAAGGTGAGGATATCGTAAATGCCATTAATCAAGCAATGGACATAGATGCGCCAGGAAAAGGTGTATTATTCGTTATGGATGTCAATCGGACATCCGGCCTTGTTCAGGAAGATGATGTAAAATAA